Genomic segment of Acidimicrobiia bacterium:
GGGGGGAACCTCTTCGGAGTCTCGGACATCGCTGCGCTCGCCCAGGACACCCACAAGTTCGAGAGCAGGTACGAGGCTCAGCTCGTCGGGCCGTGGCCCGAAGCCGAGGATCTGTACCGTGCGCGGTCTCCGATCAACCATCTCGATGGTTTCGACTGCCCGCTCATCACCTTCCAGGGCCTCGAGGATCTGGTCGTGCCCCCGAGCCAATCTGAAGCAATCATGGATGCGCTCGACCGTCGCGGCATCCCGAACGCCTACCTGACCTTCGGAGGGGAACAGCACGGTTTTCGTCGCGCAGAATCCATCATCACCGTGTTCAACGCGGAACTGTCCTTCTACGCGCAGGTCTTCGGCTTCGAACCGGCAGACGACATCGAACCGGTCGCGATTTCTCATGCTGAGGCGATTCGAAGTCCATCGTGACGGACGCTGCGATCTGCACACGCGGACTGACGAAGTACTACGGCGACACCGCTGGCATCATCGACCTCGAACTGTCCGTCGAGCGCGGGGAGGTGTTCGGCTTCCTCGGCCCCAACGGTGCGGGGAAGACGACCACGATTCGCCTCCTTCTCAACTTCTTGCACCCGACGCGCGGCGCAGCCACCGTGCTCGGACACGACATCGTGGAGGACTCGATCGCCATCCGGCGCCGGATCGGCTACCTGCCCGGCGATCTCGCGCTGTACGGCAACATGACGGCGAGGGAGCTCCTGCGCTACTTCTCGAATCTCCGGAGGATCGATAGGAAGGACCGCGTCGCAGCGCTCGCGAAGCGGTTGGACCTGGACCTCGACCGGAAGATGAAGGACTACTCCACAGGCAGCCGTCAGAAAGTCGGGCTCGTCAACGCCTTCATGCATGATCCCGAGCTCCTGATCCTCGACGAGCCGACCGCCGGACTCGACCCGCTGATGCAACAGGAGTTTCAAGCGCTCGTTGCCGACACGAGAGAACGCGGGAAGACCATGTTTCTCTCCTCGCACATCCTGTCCGAGATCGACCGGGTCGCCGATCGTGCCGGAATCGTCAGACAGGGTCGCCTCGTGGCGGTCGACACCATCGAGGCCTTCAAGTCGAAGGCACACGCGACGGTGTCCCTGCGTTTCGCTGCTCCCGTTCCACGGGAGGAGTTCCTTGCCTGTGACCGGGTCGTGAGTGTCGACGCGAGGGATCACGGAACGGTTCTCGTGGTCACCGTCGCAGGCTCGGTGGATGCCGTCGTCAAAGCGGCCGCCCGGCACCGCGTCGAGTCGATCTCGAGCCGCGACGGCGAACTCGAAGAGGTGTTCCTCTCGTATTACACGGGTACCCTCGATGTTCCATAGTGTCTTCACGAAGGCCATCTGGGACCGCCGGGTTTCGCTCGCGGGCTGGACACTGGGCACGGCGGCCATCACGCTTGTGGTCGTCGCCGTCTACCCACTCCTCGCGGCGTCCCCCGACATGCAGGACATCATCTCGGACCTGCCACCCGGGGTGCTGGGCGTGTTGGGATTCGATCCAGAAACCTTCCTGACCGGTGCCGGTTTCCTCCAAGGCGAGCTGTACTCCCTCATCGGGCCGGTGATGGTGATCGGATTGGGTGCAAGCGCCGCGGCTGGCGCGACCGCACGCGAGGAACAGGAAGGGACGATGGACACGCTGCTCGCCATGCCCATCTCGCGGACCTCGATCCTGCTTCACAAATCGTCGGTTGTGGCCCTCTCTGTCGCCGTTGTTCCAGCCACGATGGGTCTCGTGATGGTCGCGACGAACCCCCTCTTCGACCTCGAGCTCGGCATCCGTGGGATCGTCGCCGCCAACCTGGGGCTTGCTGGCCTCGGCCTCGTCTTCGCAGGCTTCGCACTTGCCGTCGGTGCCTTCTCCGGGTCGGTTCCGATGACGACAGGAACCACGCTCCTCGTGGCGGTGGCGGCCTGGTTTGCGAGTGCCTTTCGCGGGATCTTCGGCTGGCTCGATGTGCCTGCCAAGGTCAGCCCCTTTTCGTGGTACTCGGACAACCTGCCACTCCTCAACGGTGTCCCGGTGTCGTTCGTGTGGCTCGTCGCTGTCACGGCCGGCTTCGTGGTGAGCGCGGTGATGCTCTTTCAGCGCCGAGACATCGCCACCGCACTCACGCTGTTGCCGCGCCGCTCATCGGTCGGTGCGAGGCAAGCCACCCGGTCCCCGCGCAGCGCGTGGCTCCTCTCATCGGTGTTCGGGAAGACGATCTGGGACCGGCGGCGTTCGTTGTGGACATGGGCGTTCGGCCTCAGCGCCTTGCTCGTGCTCACCATCGCGGCCTGGCCCGTCATCGCCGCCGATGCCGACGCCATGCAAGGTCTGATCACCGCGATGCCCAAGGAGCTGTTCGCGCTCCTCGGCATCACAGACCCCGCGCTTGTCGCGACCCCTGAAGGGTTCGTTTCGAGCCGCGCCTACCAGACGATCGGTCCCGTCGTGATGATCCTGTTCTGCGTCGGCACCGTGGCGTCGATCGTCGTCAGGGAGGAACGATCCGGAACCCTCGACTTGGTGCTGTCGCATCCCCTCCGGCGTTCCAGAGTCCTGTACGGCAAGGCCCTCGCCATCGCTGTGATGGCGTTCGTGATCGGCGTCGTGCTGATGGTGTCCGGTCTCGTTGGCAGCGCCCTGTGGAACATGGGCCTCTCGCCCGTCCATGTCCTTGCCGCCAACGCAGGTCTCGTGTTGCTCGCCCTCTTCTTCGGAGGGCTCAGTTTGGCCGTGTGGAGCCTTCTTCCGTCCGGTGGCTCCGCCGGAGGGATCACCGCGGGGATTGCCGTCGGGGCGTTTCTCCTCAACGGCCTCGGCTCCCTCGTCGATGTCCTCGAACCCTTCCGGCCCCTCTCGCCGTTCTTTTGGTATCTCGGCGACATGCCACCGCTCGCCCACGGCTTCTCATTCGGCTACCTGGTGCTCGGTATCGGCGCGTCGGTTGCCGTCGTGGTGGCGGCCCTGCGGTTCGAACGGAGGGATCTCGCCGTGTGACACCGCCGGGATCTCTCCGAAGAGCTCGACCCGTCAGTCCCGCGTCATGATCTCGGAGAGTCCGTCGGTGAAGTCGGTTCGGCCGGAGAGGAGATCCGACCCGTGGGTGATGACATCGGCGCCGAACTTCTTGCGGAGGTCGTCGACGGACCTATCGAGCGACTCGAACTCGAGGTCACGCGGTGACCCTCCAGCGCCGTCGTCATCGCGCACCGCGAAGGCAAGCTGGGTCGGCTCGCCCGCTGCAATCCCCGAGACCGCAACGCTCACGAGCGTCGTCTCGTGGTTGGGATGCTTGGCAAGGACCCGTTCGAGCATGCTGGTCGCGACGGTCACGATGGAGCCGTTCGACGCCGTCGGGATCGGAAGGGTTGTGGAGCGTGTCACCGAGGTCAGGTCCCCGAAGCGAATCCTCACCGTGACCGTACGAGCCGACATGTCCTTGGCCCGCAGCCTGGTGGTCACACGGTCGGTGAGCCTTCCGAGGACGGGAGTCAGCTCGTCGAGCGTTCGGATCCGAGCCCGCATCGCGGACTGAGCACTCATCGACTTCGCTGCCCGCCCGGTAGCCACGGGCCTCGGATCCCGGCAATGGGCGAGTGCGGACAGGTGGGACGCGTGGGATCTACCGAGCGCGACCACCATCGCCTCAAGGGGAGTCGACGCGATGTCGCCGACGGTCACGATGCCGAGCTCGTTGAGCTTGCGCCTCGTCACGGGCCCGACCCCCCACAGGTACGACACGGGCAGCGGATGCAAGAAGTCGAGTTCGTCGCCGGGTTCCACCACGATCAGCCCATTCGGCTTGGCGACTTGACTCGCGATCTTGGAGAGGAACTTGCGGGTGGTTGCACCGATCGAGACGGCCAGTCCGGTCTCGGCGGCGACCTCGGCCCTGATCGAGCGGGCGATGTCGGCTGGTGATCCGAACAGGTGCGTTGCGCCTGTCACATCGAGGAACGCTTCATCGATCGAGAGGCGTTCGACGATCGGTGTGTACGACTCGAAGATGGCGAACACTTTGCGCGAGAACGCGGTATACGCGCCGAAGGTCCCGTCGACGACCACGAGCTGCGGGCAGAGACTTCGCGCCTCACGGACCGGCATCCCGCCCCTTACTCCGAACGATCGGGCCTCGTAGCTGCATGACAGCACGACGCCTGCCCCAACCGCCATCGGCTTCCCGGCAAGGGATGGGTCCTCGAGGATCGCGACCGCCGCGTAGAACGCATCGAGATCCGCGTGGAGAATGCCCGGGATGTTCACGCTGCCATCGTGTCACACCACGACGACAGAATCGACCGCCGTCACCCGATCGCCGCAGCGACGCGACGCCCGATGGCGACATGGCCGCTCCGGTCAGGATGTGGCCAGCCACCCCAGTCCTGGATCGCGACCGAGTCCCGTTCGATGTCGATCCAAGTCACCGAGTCCCCGAGGCCCGCGCCAAGAGCGTCATCGAGCAGCTTCATGGCATCAGCCATCTCGTGGTCGCATTCCGCTCCGATCGGCGTCCACCCCGGAGCCAAGCGGGAGTCGATGATGGTGTAGTAGCTGGTCCAGTACAGATCGGCGTTGGTTCGTGCGGCGAGGGTCCCCGTGATCAGCGAGGTGGCGGAACCGATCGACGCCGTGCGGCTCGGCAGGTCCCATCGCTCCGTCACTGCCTTCCTGCACGCCCGCTGATCCCCGCGTTCGAACAGCGAAAAGGCGGTGTCCTTCGTGAGGTTGGCGACGACCTCGGACCAATTCGTCGAGTTGATTCCCGCGGTGATCACAACGGTGTTCCAAGTCGCCGGATCAGCGAGGGCAACGATCTCTTCCACCTGACTCTGATGCTCGTCGCCACAGCTGTCCGATCCTCCGCTCCACATCGAATGCACACCGGCCCCTGCCCACGCGACATTGTGATAGCTGGGTGCCCACGCCGCGGGAAGCCGTTCCGCGAGGTCGCTCGCGAGGGTGGCACCGTATGCGAAAGCGGCATCTCGGCACACACCGCGAGAGGTGAACCACTGCCGCGAGTATCCCGACGCGATCGAATCCCCGGCCACGATGACCCGGGGCGCCGGGGGCGTGACGAGGTCCGCGGCGACGAACCAACGGGACCGAAGCCCGTTGGCGCCGACGGCGCGCACCTCGAGGACATGGCGCTGTTCTGGGACGGTTGGCGCGAAGCTCACCACGGGAACAACTGCGTCCGTCGTATGGACCGCACCGACCGTGGCACGGATCCAGCGGTACTCGTATGCGACCACGGAGTCGGATGCCCATGCGGTGATGTCGAGGTCGGTTTCGAGGATCTCGTTGTGCCGTTGCGGCAGCCGCAGGGACGCCGACCACACCATGGGGGCGGAATCGCTGTCGTTCACATGGAAGGCGTCCGCAGGTGTCACGGCGGCTTGCAGCCCGAACACGAGGGTCACGGCGACGAACGCGAGGATGGCTGATCGGCGGGTCATGTGACGAGGAGGCTAGGGACACAACCCGTATGTCGACACGACGACGGCCGGCCCCTCAGCGGTAGATCTCGTCGATCACCGCCGCGTGGAGGCTCGCCACCACGGACCGCCTGACCTTGAGCGTGGGGGTGAGCTCACCGCGTTCGATCGAGAAATCCTCGGGGAGGATGCGGTAGGTCTTGATGGCCTCGGCTTTCGACACCGCCTTGTTCGCATCCGCAACCGCCCGGTCGATCTCGTCCCGCATCCTGTCGTTCGCTGCAAGCATCTCCGGAGACAGGTCGTCGACACCGTTCGCCCTTGCCCATACAGGAATCGCCTCCTGATCGAGGGTCACGAGCGCGGCAATGAACGGTCGTCCGTCGCCGATCACGACCACCTCACTGATCAGCGGGTGGGATCGCATGCGGTCCTCGAGGACGGCCGGCGCGACATTCTTCCCCGCAGCCGTGACGATGATCTCCTTCTTGCGGCCGGTGATCGACAGAAAGCCGTCAGCGTCGAGGGCCCCGAGGTCACCGCTGGCGAACCAGCCGTCGCTGAGCACCTCCCTCGTCGCCGTCTCGTTGTTCCAATAGCCTCGGAACACCTGCCCACCCTTGATCAGGATCTCACCATCGTCGGCGATCCGGATCGATCCACCCTGGATCGGCCGCCCCACGGTCCCGATCCTGATCGCGTCCGGACGGTTGACGGTCGCCCCCGCAGTCGTTTCGGTCAGCCCGTAGCCCTCGAGTGGAACGATCCCGATTCCCCGGAAGAAATGGCCGAGTCGCTCACCGAGGGGCGCCCCGCCCGAGATCGCGTAGGTGACCTCACCCCCGAACGCGGCCCTGAGCTTGCGGTACACGAGACGATCGAACAGGGCATGTGCAACCTTC
This window contains:
- a CDS encoding ABC transporter ATP-binding protein, with the translated sequence MTDAAICTRGLTKYYGDTAGIIDLELSVERGEVFGFLGPNGAGKTTTIRLLLNFLHPTRGAATVLGHDIVEDSIAIRRRIGYLPGDLALYGNMTARELLRYFSNLRRIDRKDRVAALAKRLDLDLDRKMKDYSTGSRQKVGLVNAFMHDPELLILDEPTAGLDPLMQQEFQALVADTRERGKTMFLSSHILSEIDRVADRAGIVRQGRLVAVDTIEAFKSKAHATVSLRFAAPVPREEFLACDRVVSVDARDHGTVLVVTVAGSVDAVVKAAARHRVESISSRDGELEEVFLSYYTGTLDVP
- a CDS encoding ABC transporter permease subunit, translated to MFHSVFTKAIWDRRVSLAGWTLGTAAITLVVVAVYPLLAASPDMQDIISDLPPGVLGVLGFDPETFLTGAGFLQGELYSLIGPVMVIGLGASAAAGATAREEQEGTMDTLLAMPISRTSILLHKSSVVALSVAVVPATMGLVMVATNPLFDLELGIRGIVAANLGLAGLGLVFAGFALAVGAFSGSVPMTTGTTLLVAVAAWFASAFRGIFGWLDVPAKVSPFSWYSDNLPLLNGVPVSFVWLVAVTAGFVVSAVMLFQRRDIATALTLLPRRSSVGARQATRSPRSAWLLSSVFGKTIWDRRRSLWTWAFGLSALLVLTIAAWPVIAADADAMQGLITAMPKELFALLGITDPALVATPEGFVSSRAYQTIGPVVMILFCVGTVASIVVREERSGTLDLVLSHPLRRSRVLYGKALAIAVMAFVIGVVLMVSGLVGSALWNMGLSPVHVLAANAGLVLLALFFGGLSLAVWSLLPSGGSAGGITAGIAVGAFLLNGLGSLVDVLEPFRPLSPFFWYLGDMPPLAHGFSFGYLVLGIGASVAVVVAALRFERRDLAV
- the dinB gene encoding DNA polymerase IV, giving the protein MNIPGILHADLDAFYAAVAILEDPSLAGKPMAVGAGVVLSCSYEARSFGVRGGMPVREARSLCPQLVVVDGTFGAYTAFSRKVFAIFESYTPIVERLSIDEAFLDVTGATHLFGSPADIARSIRAEVAAETGLAVSIGATTRKFLSKIASQVAKPNGLIVVEPGDELDFLHPLPVSYLWGVGPVTRRKLNELGIVTVGDIASTPLEAMVVALGRSHASHLSALAHCRDPRPVATGRAAKSMSAQSAMRARIRTLDELTPVLGRLTDRVTTRLRAKDMSARTVTVRIRFGDLTSVTRSTTLPIPTASNGSIVTVATSMLERVLAKHPNHETTLVSVAVSGIAAGEPTQLAFAVRDDDGAGGSPRDLEFESLDRSVDDLRKKFGADVITHGSDLLSGRTDFTDGLSEIMTRD